A window from Vulcanimicrobium alpinum encodes these proteins:
- a CDS encoding S41 family peptidase, whose amino-acid sequence MRRTLALLAAVLLLIPVPARGAAPRASLSALDLIALEIGYTTVMARYYRPVDPLVLVDGARRGIVAYLRKQGVANPALPALPPHTDRYAAENAIARDVALAVARYPSRVQTAALVNATLDGELAALHDPYTVLFRAAAYKKFVAFLDGTANAGIGAELDVDPQTHAVRVVDVFPGSPAEAAGVRRGDTIASIDGGAPAGSPSDVLAALRGKAGTAVRLVLVRDGVQRDPLSIVRQTIVAPDVTGYALPGGIGYVRLRSFGARSAQQLDGVLATLHAPDVHAYVLDLRANGGGYRDDAVAIASHFVRGTVVTTQERTGAPSVFTAKSATPLLHAPLAVLIDADTASASEIVAGAIQDNRAGTLVGAKTFGKGLVQETFALPDGGAIKMTTARYRTPAGRDIEGVGITPDVVVPEPAGAHPGEPGHDPQLDRALALLAASSS is encoded by the coding sequence ATGCGCCGCACGCTCGCCCTCTTGGCCGCCGTCCTGCTCCTGATCCCCGTACCGGCACGCGGCGCGGCGCCGCGCGCGTCGCTCTCGGCGCTCGATCTGATCGCGCTGGAAATCGGCTATACGACGGTGATGGCGCGATACTACCGGCCGGTCGATCCGCTCGTTCTCGTCGACGGCGCACGCCGCGGGATCGTCGCCTATCTCCGCAAGCAGGGCGTCGCCAACCCGGCGCTCCCGGCGCTGCCGCCGCACACCGACCGGTACGCCGCCGAGAACGCGATCGCGCGCGACGTCGCGCTCGCCGTCGCCCGCTATCCGTCGCGCGTGCAGACCGCGGCGCTCGTCAACGCTACGCTCGACGGCGAGCTCGCTGCGCTGCACGATCCGTACACGGTGCTGTTCCGGGCCGCCGCGTACAAGAAGTTCGTCGCGTTTCTCGACGGAACGGCGAACGCCGGGATCGGCGCCGAACTCGACGTCGACCCGCAGACGCACGCGGTGCGCGTCGTCGACGTCTTTCCGGGGAGTCCGGCCGAAGCGGCGGGCGTCCGGCGCGGCGACACGATCGCATCGATCGACGGCGGCGCACCGGCCGGATCGCCGTCCGACGTGCTCGCGGCGCTGCGCGGCAAAGCCGGCACGGCGGTGCGCCTCGTCCTCGTGCGCGACGGCGTGCAGCGCGATCCGCTTTCGATCGTGCGGCAAACGATCGTCGCACCCGACGTCACCGGCTACGCGCTGCCGGGCGGGATCGGGTACGTGCGGCTGCGGTCGTTCGGCGCGCGGTCGGCGCAGCAGCTCGACGGAGTCCTCGCGACGCTGCACGCGCCGGACGTGCACGCCTACGTGCTCGATCTGCGCGCGAACGGCGGCGGGTACCGCGACGACGCCGTCGCGATCGCGTCGCATTTCGTCCGCGGGACCGTCGTGACGACGCAAGAGCGCACCGGCGCGCCGTCGGTCTTCACCGCGAAGTCCGCGACGCCGCTGCTGCACGCGCCTCTCGCCGTGCTCATCGACGCCGACACCGCCTCGGCGTCGGAGATCGTCGCCGGCGCGATCCAAGACAACCGCGCGGGGACGCTCGTCGGAGCGAAGACGTTCGGCAAGGGTCTGGTGCAGGAGACGTTCGCGCTCCCCGACGGCGGCGCGATCAAGATGACGACGGCGCGCTACCGCACGCCCGCCGGCCGCGACATCGAGGGCGTGGGGATCACTCCCGACGTGGTCGTTCCCGAACCTGCGGGCGCGCATCCGGGCGAACCCGGCCACGATCCCCAACTCGACCGCGCGCTCGCCCTGCTCGCCGCTTCATCGTCGTAG
- a CDS encoding NUDIX hydrolase produces the protein MRDRLAAFIASQPRAFERALTIGHVTASAWIVNAARTHALLTHHRKLGKWLQLGGHVDGDPDVRASALREAREESGLRSLRFASEAIYDVDIHAIPARGSEPAHEHFDVRFAFEADGAEPFVVSDESHDLAWVALASLADYGADESVLRLARKTAHL, from the coding sequence ATGCGCGACCGGCTGGCAGCCTTCATCGCGTCGCAGCCGCGCGCGTTCGAGCGCGCGCTCACGATCGGTCACGTCACCGCGTCGGCCTGGATCGTGAACGCGGCGCGCACGCACGCGCTGCTGACGCATCACCGCAAGCTGGGGAAATGGCTGCAGCTCGGCGGCCACGTCGACGGCGATCCCGACGTCCGCGCGTCCGCGCTGCGCGAGGCGCGCGAGGAGTCGGGACTGCGTTCGCTGCGGTTCGCGAGCGAAGCGATCTACGACGTCGACATCCACGCGATCCCGGCGCGCGGGAGCGAACCGGCGCACGAGCATTTCGACGTGCGCTTCGCATTCGAAGCCGATGGCGCCGAGCCGTTCGTGGTCAGCGACGAGTCGCACGATCTCGCGTGGGTCGCGCTCGCGTCGCTCGCGGACTACGGTGCGGACGAATCAGTCCTGCGCCTGGCGCGCAAAACGGCGCACCTGTGA
- the rraA gene encoding ribonuclease E activity regulator RraA, with amino-acid sequence MEPPAIVTADLVDAHQDAVESCEVQFRRFGGRRAFAGRIRTVQTFEDNALLRSVLEMPGEGAVLVVDGGGSLRVALVGDVIAGLALANGWSGLVINGAFRDSAALAALDIGLKALGTNPMKSAKRGIGEVDVPLRFGGVTFTPGAMLYADDDGILVSDAPLAERS; translated from the coding sequence ATGGAACCACCCGCGATCGTCACGGCCGATCTCGTCGATGCGCATCAAGACGCCGTCGAGTCCTGCGAGGTGCAGTTCCGCCGGTTCGGCGGACGGCGCGCGTTCGCGGGACGGATCCGCACCGTGCAGACCTTCGAAGACAACGCGCTGCTGCGCAGCGTCCTCGAGATGCCCGGGGAGGGTGCGGTGCTCGTCGTCGACGGCGGCGGATCGCTGCGCGTCGCGCTCGTCGGCGACGTCATCGCCGGGCTCGCGCTCGCCAACGGTTGGAGCGGCCTCGTCATCAACGGAGCGTTCCGCGATTCGGCAGCGCTCGCCGCGCTCGACATCGGACTCAAAGCGCTCGGAACGAACCCGATGAAGAGCGCGAAACGGGGCATCGGCGAAGTCGACGTGCCGCTGCGGTTCGGCGGCGTCACGTTCACGCCGGGCGCGATGCTTTATGCGGACGACGATGGGATCCTCGTCAGCGACGCGCCGCTTGCAGAGCGTTCGTGA
- the chrA gene encoding chromate efflux transporter: MAELTRYFFVLGATGFGGPVALANIMRRDLVDERGWIDEAAFERGLAVATTCPGPMAYQLGVYCGYVTHGIGGALAAALAFAIAPFAIVVAAAALYQRFAGARVLQGLFYGIGPIVVALILRASWTLGRKTLRRDVAAWCVAVVACGVTVALQRELIVLFLAAGVLGIVAFAPRAKPVPLPPPVLPPPSSLRSLALPPLIALVPSGLAPALFWFFLKTGFLVFGSGLVIVSFVKSYVVDQYHWLDDRTFVDAVAIGLISPGPVVITATFVGYVIAGFTGALAATAGIFLPSIVLTVAATPLLLRYGGRPRVAGFVRGVTVAVVGVLAGTTYLVGRPVIVDAVSALLLVGALAAPLLVKRVPDQAYVVAGAAIGVALRH, encoded by the coding sequence GTGGCCGAACTCACGCGCTATTTTTTCGTGCTCGGTGCGACAGGGTTCGGCGGACCGGTCGCGCTTGCCAACATCATGCGCCGCGATTTGGTCGACGAACGCGGGTGGATCGACGAAGCGGCGTTCGAGCGCGGCCTCGCGGTCGCGACGACGTGTCCGGGGCCGATGGCGTATCAGCTCGGCGTTTACTGCGGCTACGTCACGCATGGAATCGGCGGCGCGCTCGCGGCGGCTCTGGCATTCGCGATCGCACCGTTCGCGATCGTCGTTGCCGCGGCGGCGCTCTACCAGCGCTTCGCGGGCGCGCGCGTGCTGCAGGGCCTGTTCTACGGGATCGGCCCCATCGTCGTCGCGCTGATCCTGCGCGCGAGCTGGACCCTCGGCCGCAAGACGCTTCGCCGCGACGTCGCGGCGTGGTGCGTCGCGGTCGTCGCCTGCGGCGTAACGGTCGCACTGCAGCGCGAACTCATCGTGCTGTTTCTCGCCGCGGGTGTCCTCGGGATCGTCGCGTTCGCGCCGCGCGCGAAGCCGGTGCCGCTCCCGCCCCCCGTCCTTCCGCCGCCGTCGTCGCTGCGGTCGCTGGCGCTTCCTCCGCTTATCGCGCTCGTGCCGTCGGGACTCGCACCGGCGCTGTTCTGGTTCTTCCTGAAGACCGGGTTTCTCGTCTTCGGAAGCGGTCTGGTGATCGTCTCGTTCGTGAAGTCGTACGTCGTCGATCAATATCACTGGCTCGACGATCGCACGTTCGTCGACGCGGTCGCGATCGGGCTCATCTCGCCGGGACCGGTCGTCATCACGGCGACGTTCGTCGGCTACGTAATCGCGGGATTCACCGGCGCCCTCGCGGCGACGGCCGGGATCTTTCTCCCGTCGATCGTGCTGACGGTGGCGGCGACGCCGCTGCTGCTCCGGTACGGCGGACGCCCGCGCGTCGCGGGATTCGTTCGCGGCGTCACCGTCGCCGTCGTCGGCGTCCTCGCCGGCACGACGTATCTGGTCGGCCGCCCGGTGATCGTCGATGCGGTCTCGGCGCTGCTCCTCGTCGGGGCGCTGGCCGCGCCGTTGCTCGTCAAGCGCGTCCCGGATCAAGCGTACGTCGTCGCCGGGGCCGCGATCGGGGTGGCGCTGCGTCACTGA
- a CDS encoding alpha/beta fold hydrolase — MAAFAETYAYGPARVQYARKDPLGFAVFKARLAEDSALGSANTQRGCQRERPSLYDLTTEMRALTVPTLILTGDEDESCFAPAILMKRTIPAAALAVMPNCGHGINEEDPAEFNRLVADFLAQVESGRWPLRGSP; from the coding sequence ATGGCGGCGTTTGCGGAAACGTACGCCTACGGCCCCGCGCGCGTGCAGTACGCACGCAAGGATCCGCTCGGATTTGCGGTCTTCAAAGCGCGCCTGGCCGAGGACTCCGCGCTCGGCTCCGCCAACACCCAGCGCGGGTGTCAGCGCGAGCGCCCGTCGCTCTACGATCTCACCACTGAGATGCGCGCGCTGACGGTCCCCACCCTCATCCTCACCGGCGACGAAGACGAGTCGTGTTTTGCGCCGGCCATCCTGATGAAGCGAACGATCCCGGCGGCGGCGCTGGCGGTGATGCCGAACTGCGGCCACGGCATCAACGAGGAAGATCCCGCCGAGTTCAACCGTCTGGTCGCCGACTTTCTCGCGCAGGTCGAAAGCGGCCGTTGGCCGCTGCGCGGATCGCCGTGA
- a CDS encoding ISL3 family transposase — protein MRDTEFIRGLLRVEDPWDVTESKLDLERNRVDVRLEWQGAGRCPKCDRECPKHDHRERVWRDLDLAGDQLFLHASVPRIDCPEHGVTTVAIPWSSGRTEFTSRFERLAIALLLEMSVAAVARRLGISWEQVDSIMLRAVERGKQRRLPRLVRHLGIDEKAVKKRHRYFTIVSDLDRGEVLWVGRGRKRESIDAFYDGLSHEQLHAIEGIAMDMWQPYFESTVAHVPDAARKIVFDKYHITAYLTKAVDLTRRAMMRDKTLDRTALKGTKYSWLRSFANLDRDERRDLSALRSQYKRLGRAWSMKEHFTEFWRYRRESAARRFFADWYRWATHSQLPEMISVARTLKRHFANIITYIRKPITNAAAESLNSKIQMIKFRARGYRNEGRFAAAILFHCGGLDLLPAHPKS, from the coding sequence ATGCGAGACACCGAATTCATCCGCGGGTTGCTGCGCGTCGAAGATCCTTGGGACGTGACCGAATCAAAGCTCGATCTCGAGCGAAATCGGGTCGATGTTCGGCTTGAATGGCAAGGCGCGGGTCGCTGTCCAAAATGCGATCGGGAGTGCCCCAAGCACGATCATCGCGAGCGCGTCTGGCGTGACCTCGATCTGGCCGGCGACCAACTTTTCTTGCACGCCTCCGTACCCCGGATCGATTGTCCCGAGCACGGCGTCACGACCGTTGCGATTCCCTGGTCAAGCGGTCGCACCGAGTTTACGTCGCGCTTCGAGCGTTTGGCGATCGCCCTCCTACTCGAGATGTCCGTCGCGGCGGTCGCGCGTCGCTTGGGCATCAGCTGGGAGCAAGTCGATTCCATTATGCTCCGGGCGGTCGAGCGCGGTAAGCAGCGGCGACTGCCACGTCTTGTGCGGCATCTCGGCATCGACGAGAAGGCCGTCAAAAAGCGGCATCGGTACTTCACGATCGTGTCCGACTTGGACCGCGGCGAGGTCCTGTGGGTCGGTCGCGGTCGCAAGCGCGAATCGATTGACGCTTTCTACGACGGCCTTTCGCACGAACAACTTCATGCCATTGAGGGCATCGCGATGGATATGTGGCAGCCGTACTTCGAGTCGACCGTAGCACACGTGCCCGATGCGGCACGGAAGATCGTCTTCGATAAGTACCACATCACGGCATATCTCACCAAAGCCGTCGATCTCACTCGTCGAGCGATGATGCGTGACAAGACGCTCGACCGAACGGCATTGAAAGGGACTAAGTATTCCTGGTTGCGCTCGTTTGCGAATCTCGACCGCGACGAACGACGTGATCTGAGCGCCTTGCGGAGCCAGTACAAACGCCTTGGCCGCGCGTGGTCGATGAAGGAGCACTTTACGGAGTTCTGGCGATATCGGCGTGAGTCCGCAGCGCGTCGTTTCTTTGCCGATTGGTACCGGTGGGCGACGCACTCTCAATTGCCCGAAATGATCAGCGTCGCGCGCACGCTCAAACGTCACTTTGCGAACATCATCACGTACATTCGCAAGCCGATCACCAATGCGGCAGCCGAGAGCCTCAACAGCAAGATCCAAATGATCAAATTCCGCGCGCGCGGCTATCGCAATGAGGGCCGATTTGCAGCGGCGATTCTATTCCACTGTGGTGGGCTCGACCTCTTGCCCGCCCACCCGAAGTCCTGA
- a CDS encoding VOC family protein, with protein MTFPTQESAVVAQPLIAVRDVRASSRWYAELLGADSLPEHSHRDVYDRISCSGQLLLQLHAWDEEDHPNLVGADAAPHGHGVLLWFQVDDFDSIVERARGLGAEIIEEPHVNDKPGHREMWVRDSDGYVVVVAGPDVEYLRG; from the coding sequence ATGACCTTTCCCACGCAGGAGTCCGCCGTCGTGGCACAGCCCCTCATAGCGGTGCGCGACGTTCGCGCGAGTAGCCGCTGGTACGCCGAACTGCTCGGAGCAGACTCGCTTCCGGAACACAGCCACCGCGACGTGTATGATCGCATCTCGTGCTCCGGTCAGCTGCTGCTGCAACTCCACGCATGGGACGAGGAAGACCACCCGAACCTCGTCGGCGCCGACGCTGCGCCGCACGGACACGGTGTGCTGCTGTGGTTTCAGGTGGACGATTTCGACTCCATCGTGGAGCGAGCGCGCGGCTTGGGTGCCGAGATCATCGAAGAACCTCACGTCAACGACAAGCCGGGCCACCGAGAGATGTGGGTTCGCGATTCCGACGGTTACGTGGTGGTTGTTGCCGGTCCGGACGTCGAATACCTGAGAGGGTGA
- a CDS encoding peptide ABC transporter substrate-binding protein translates to MKPQVFALWAALCAAMLAASCAPAPGGDGPLRMGEVAEPPGLNPLVFDNATVFYLGPLVHGYLLDADGEGRLIPALATAVPSIANGGVSRDGRTVTYHLRRGVHWHDGAPFDARDVLFSFAAVRNPNNAVPDRTGFDHVASVSAIDPYTVQVRLTQPFSPFVPSVFTMGANDPYPILPAHLLARKASLNNDPYNAAPVGLGPYKLVSWQHGAKLTFEADAHFWRGPPAIKRIDLESVPSANTLQTLFQGHQIDVLVARTTGGRVFYDAIRSVAQTHTVLKPHYEFDFVILNQAHPPLDDVRVRRALAYGIDHVRIMRELNGELFVPGDSDRLAGQFAYDPAIRQPPYDPGRAAALLDAAGWHLDGGVRKKNGRPLTLDLVSTTESPTTGRFDLLAQQQLAKLGIRASEKSYGYNVVWASAAQHGINQTGRFDVEYSGWQPNAVADHSYLFRCDTRPPAGDNLARICDPVIEAAARRELQAIDPAEEASGDRAISRRLVEQSDLIFLGFNREAVAYRDGITGIVPSVLGEHLWNVYAWKRTP, encoded by the coding sequence ATGAAGCCCCAGGTGTTTGCGCTGTGGGCCGCGCTGTGCGCGGCGATGCTCGCGGCGTCGTGCGCTCCGGCACCTGGCGGCGATGGGCCGCTGCGCATGGGCGAAGTCGCCGAGCCGCCGGGGCTCAACCCGCTGGTCTTCGACAACGCGACCGTCTTCTATCTCGGTCCGCTCGTGCACGGCTATCTGCTCGACGCCGATGGTGAGGGCAGGCTGATCCCGGCGCTCGCAACGGCGGTGCCGTCGATCGCCAACGGCGGCGTCTCGCGCGACGGCCGCACCGTCACGTATCACCTGCGCCGCGGCGTGCACTGGCACGACGGCGCGCCGTTCGACGCGCGCGACGTGCTCTTCTCGTTCGCGGCGGTGCGCAACCCGAACAATGCCGTCCCCGACCGCACCGGCTTCGATCACGTCGCGTCGGTGAGCGCAATCGATCCCTACACCGTGCAGGTGCGGCTGACGCAGCCGTTCTCGCCGTTCGTCCCGTCGGTCTTCACGATGGGCGCGAACGACCCGTATCCGATTCTCCCCGCCCATCTGCTCGCGCGCAAAGCAAGCCTCAACAACGATCCCTACAACGCGGCGCCGGTCGGCCTGGGGCCGTATAAGCTCGTGTCGTGGCAGCACGGCGCGAAGCTCACCTTCGAGGCCGATGCGCACTTCTGGCGCGGCCCGCCGGCGATCAAACGGATCGATCTGGAATCCGTGCCGAGCGCGAACACGCTGCAGACGCTTTTCCAAGGTCATCAGATCGACGTGCTCGTCGCGCGCACGACCGGCGGCCGCGTCTTCTATGACGCGATTCGCTCGGTAGCGCAGACGCACACGGTCCTAAAGCCGCACTACGAATTCGACTTCGTGATCCTCAACCAGGCGCATCCGCCGCTCGACGACGTCCGCGTTCGCCGCGCGCTCGCGTACGGGATCGATCACGTCCGGATCATGCGCGAGCTCAACGGCGAACTGTTCGTCCCCGGCGACAGCGACCGGCTCGCCGGACAGTTCGCCTACGATCCGGCGATCCGCCAGCCGCCGTACGACCCGGGGCGTGCGGCCGCGCTGCTCGACGCGGCGGGCTGGCATCTCGACGGCGGCGTCCGCAAGAAGAACGGGCGCCCGCTCACGCTCGATCTGGTCTCGACGACCGAATCGCCGACGACGGGCCGATTCGACTTGCTCGCACAGCAGCAGCTCGCGAAGCTCGGGATCCGCGCGTCGGAAAAATCGTACGGCTACAACGTCGTGTGGGCGTCGGCGGCACAGCACGGGATCAATCAGACCGGGCGGTTCGACGTTGAATACAGCGGCTGGCAGCCCAACGCCGTCGCCGATCACTCGTACCTCTTCCGCTGCGACACGCGGCCGCCGGCCGGCGACAACCTGGCGCGCATCTGCGATCCCGTCATCGAGGCGGCTGCGCGGCGCGAGTTGCAGGCGATCGATCCCGCGGAGGAAGCGAGCGGCGATCGCGCGATCTCGCGCCGCCTGGTCGAGCAGTCGGATCTGATCTTCCTGGGCTTCAACCGCGAGGCGGTCGCCTACCGCGACGGGATCACCGGGATCGTCCCGTCGGTGCTCGGCGAGCACCTGTGGAACGTCTACGCGTGGAAACGGACGCCGTAG
- a CDS encoding tryptophan 2,3-dioxygenase, producing the protein MATATLTYGSYLRIPELLDLQHPLSAPPHHDELLFIIIHQVYELWFKQTLHELDAAVRFLDCDDLLKVGKAFRRIHAIQRTLETQVDVLETMTPQDFNAFRDGLNPASGFQSAQFREIEFRCGLRGNENYLKHLDITPQERAHLERRLREPTLYDALKGYLARAGFDVASHDALIETFRTVYEHDEAHYALYLVLEDLIEFDERVLLWRGRHVRMVERMIGMKPGTGGSLGAAYLQTTLTRRFFPELWEVRTVLGGTSAT; encoded by the coding sequence GTGGCTACCGCGACCCTAACCTACGGCTCGTACCTGCGCATCCCCGAACTGCTCGATCTGCAGCATCCGCTGAGCGCCCCCCCGCATCACGACGAGCTGCTCTTCATCATCATCCACCAGGTCTACGAACTCTGGTTCAAGCAGACGCTGCACGAACTCGACGCGGCGGTGCGGTTCCTCGATTGTGACGATCTGCTGAAGGTCGGCAAGGCGTTCCGGCGGATTCACGCGATCCAGCGGACTCTCGAGACGCAGGTCGACGTGCTCGAAACGATGACGCCGCAGGACTTCAACGCTTTTCGCGACGGGCTCAATCCGGCGAGCGGCTTTCAGTCCGCGCAATTCCGCGAGATCGAGTTCCGCTGCGGCCTGCGCGGCAACGAGAACTATCTCAAGCACCTCGACATCACGCCGCAGGAACGCGCGCATCTCGAACGCCGCCTGCGCGAACCGACGCTCTACGACGCGCTCAAAGGCTACCTCGCGCGCGCCGGCTTCGATGTCGCCTCGCACGACGCGCTAATCGAGACGTTCCGCACGGTCTACGAGCACGACGAAGCGCATTACGCGCTCTATCTGGTGCTCGAGGATCTGATCGAATTCGACGAACGCGTGCTGCTCTGGCGTGGGCGTCACGTGCGCATGGTCGAGCGGATGATCGGGATGAAGCCGGGGACCGGCGGTTCGCTCGGTGCCGCCTACCTTCAGACGACGCTGACGCGCCGCTTCTTCCCCGAGTTGTGGGAGGTTCGCACCGTGCTCGGCGGAACGAGCGCGACGTGA
- a CDS encoding aminotransferase class V-fold PLP-dependent enzyme gives MIASQHQPAALRPRFAGLDGATWLVSHSMGAPPHAAREALARYWEQWAQGGPEGAWPGWLDDARAIGDGIGAIVGAAPGTVSLAPNVSLLQSALASSLDLRGERNEIVYEALQFPSLAYVWQAWERAGARTLRVPTDDGRTIPTDRICSAITERTALVVLSHAYYQSAVLIDLPPIVARAHEAGALVVLDAYQTAGIVPFDVTALDLDIVVGGSHKWLCGGPGCGWMYVKPQLAQRFRPMVTGWFGHREPFAFEPPPIDYAPDQLRWATGTPTIPGYVAARAGHEIIREVGVATIREHNARLTRRLSDAALERGWTVNTPLDPAKRTGWVGIDVPHAEQVQHELHERRIYVDHRPGCGLRVSAHLYTTDDEIDVFLAAMDDVVSR, from the coding sequence GTGATCGCTTCGCAGCATCAGCCCGCCGCGCTGCGGCCGCGCTTCGCCGGACTCGACGGCGCCACGTGGCTGGTCTCGCATTCGATGGGCGCCCCGCCGCATGCCGCGCGCGAGGCGCTGGCGCGGTACTGGGAGCAATGGGCGCAAGGAGGGCCCGAGGGCGCGTGGCCGGGCTGGCTCGACGACGCGCGCGCGATCGGCGACGGGATCGGCGCGATCGTCGGTGCGGCACCCGGCACGGTCTCGCTCGCGCCCAACGTCAGCCTGCTACAATCGGCGCTGGCGTCGTCGCTCGATCTGCGCGGCGAACGCAACGAGATCGTGTACGAAGCGCTGCAGTTCCCGTCGCTCGCGTACGTCTGGCAGGCCTGGGAACGCGCCGGCGCGCGCACGCTGCGCGTGCCGACCGACGACGGCCGCACGATCCCGACCGATCGCATCTGCTCGGCGATCACCGAACGCACCGCATTGGTCGTGCTGTCGCACGCGTACTATCAGAGCGCCGTGCTGATCGATCTCCCGCCGATCGTCGCCCGCGCGCACGAAGCCGGTGCGCTCGTCGTCCTCGACGCGTATCAAACCGCGGGGATCGTCCCGTTCGACGTCACCGCACTCGATCTGGATATCGTCGTCGGCGGATCGCACAAGTGGCTGTGCGGCGGCCCCGGCTGCGGCTGGATGTACGTCAAGCCGCAGCTCGCACAGCGCTTTCGGCCGATGGTCACCGGCTGGTTCGGCCATCGCGAGCCGTTCGCGTTCGAGCCGCCGCCGATCGACTACGCCCCCGATCAATTGCGCTGGGCTACCGGCACACCGACGATCCCCGGCTACGTCGCCGCGCGCGCCGGACACGAGATCATCCGCGAGGTCGGCGTCGCGACGATCCGCGAGCACAACGCGCGGCTCACGCGCCGCTTGAGCGACGCCGCGCTCGAACGCGGCTGGACGGTGAACACGCCGCTCGATCCGGCGAAACGCACGGGCTGGGTCGGCATCGACGTGCCGCACGCCGAGCAGGTGCAGCACGAGCTGCACGAACGCCGCATCTATGTCGATCACCGCCCCGGCTGCGGTCTGCGCGTCAGCGCGCACCTCTACACGACCGACGACGAGATCGACGTCTTCCTCGCCGCGATGGACGACGTCGTTTCGCGTTAA
- a CDS encoding inositol monophosphatase family protein, with translation MDPLAFITALARDAGALLRDRLNDPRRIEQKQPQDLVTDADRASEALIVERIRDAFPRAAILGEEGGAYRGDGDERFIVDPLDGTTNYAHRYPLFCVSIAYERAGVLEAGAIYAPLLDELYAARKGGGATRNGEPICVSTIGAVANAMVCTGFNPARYARNGRHFGALSNLAQAVRRDGSAALDLAFVATGIYDAFWEFDLKPWDIAAGWVLIEEAGGRVGAIAGGPLDLDEGSILASNGAIHDEIQSALARADAG, from the coding sequence TTGGACCCGCTCGCGTTCATCACCGCGCTCGCGCGCGACGCCGGCGCGCTGCTGCGCGACCGGCTGAACGACCCGCGACGGATCGAGCAGAAGCAGCCGCAGGACTTGGTGACCGACGCGGACCGCGCGAGCGAAGCACTGATCGTCGAGCGCATCCGTGACGCGTTTCCGCGCGCCGCGATCCTCGGCGAGGAGGGCGGCGCATATCGGGGGGACGGCGACGAGCGCTTCATCGTCGACCCGCTCGACGGGACGACGAACTACGCGCACCGCTATCCGCTCTTCTGCGTCTCGATCGCGTACGAGCGCGCGGGGGTTCTCGAAGCCGGCGCGATCTATGCGCCCCTGCTCGACGAACTCTATGCGGCGCGCAAAGGCGGCGGCGCGACGCGCAACGGCGAGCCGATCTGCGTCTCGACGATCGGCGCGGTCGCGAACGCGATGGTGTGCACGGGCTTCAACCCGGCCCGCTACGCGCGCAACGGCCGGCACTTCGGCGCGCTCTCGAACCTCGCGCAGGCGGTGCGGCGCGACGGCAGCGCCGCGCTCGACCTCGCGTTCGTCGCGACCGGGATCTACGACGCGTTCTGGGAGTTCGATCTCAAACCGTGGGACATCGCGGCGGGCTGGGTGCTGATCGAAGAAGCCGGCGGTCGCGTCGGCGCAATCGCCGGCGGGCCGCTCGACCTCGACGAAGGTTCCATCCTCGCATCGAACGGCGCAATTCACGATGAGATCCAGAGCGCGCTCGCGCGCGCAGACGCAGGTTAA
- a CDS encoding DUF4149 domain-containing protein, producing the protein MMRREASGRIDRVLAAVETVALGTWLGALVGFAFVFAPLAFRIVAPLDVGRFATLTATSLAVLSTWGYVLGGVAVVVTLARAAGAGDRVWDAVRAAAVVLALCLVAFEQRAIVPPMLAATDVRSEAYHALHQRSTAIYGGAVLLVAAALVLAAVRRDT; encoded by the coding sequence ATGATGCGCAGAGAGGCTTCCGGACGCATCGACCGCGTCCTCGCGGCGGTTGAGACCGTCGCGCTGGGCACGTGGCTCGGCGCACTGGTCGGGTTTGCGTTCGTCTTCGCGCCGCTCGCATTCCGGATCGTCGCACCGCTCGACGTCGGCCGCTTCGCAACGCTCACCGCGACGTCGCTCGCCGTGCTCTCGACGTGGGGCTACGTTCTCGGCGGCGTCGCCGTCGTGGTCACGCTCGCGCGCGCCGCCGGCGCCGGCGATCGCGTGTGGGACGCGGTGCGAGCGGCGGCGGTCGTGCTCGCTCTGTGCCTGGTCGCGTTCGAACAGCGGGCGATCGTGCCGCCGATGCTGGCCGCGACCGACGTCCGCAGCGAGGCTTACCACGCCCTGCACCAGCGCTCGACGGCGATCTACGGCGGAGCAGTCCTGCTCGTCGCGGCCGCGCTCGTGCTCGCCGCGGTCCGGCGGGATACGTAA